TCGAGCCCTGAGTTTTTGTAGTATTCCGATTTATTTTCATACATGCGGCGGTCGGCTTCGCGGACCATTTCGTCGAAGGTGTAGTTAGCGTTTTCGTCGGCGATAACGTAGCCGTAAGATAGCGAAAGCGACTTAATAAATTTACCGCGCCAACTTGTGACTTCTGCTCTTAAACGATTGCACAAATTTTTGCGTTCAGAAGGAACCACATGAAGTAACGCCACAAATTCATCGCCACCGATGCGGAAAAGTTTTCCATAGGGACGCAAGACGTTACACATACAGTCGGCAGCTCCGACTATCAATTCGTCGCCCGATTCTTTTTTTGCCCTTTAAGCGCTGCGATAAAGTTTCAAAATTCACAAAATTGCGAATGAGTTCCACCGACTCTTCGGCGGTGACGTGATCCATAATGTTCAAAAGTTTGGCCTGAAGCGTATCCAATCCCTCGGACCACTTTTCAATAAAACTATTGGTTTTGATGCTTTCCATCAAATTATTTTTAATATCATAGACATGCACCGAGATGTAATTCTCGGATAGAGCTTGCAAAACGGTTTTGAAATTTACCTTGTCAATCATTCGAGAATCCTTGCCATACTTTCAAAATAATATAAAATCAATAGGATTTTTCAATCCGGAGAAATTTTCATTCTCATTTTAATGTTTTTTCTAAACGCAACTTTGTCGCCTCGCGCGGAGCGCCATTTTGAGAACTTAGAGCTGAGAACTTTGAACTTAGAAATTCTAAGCTCTAAACTCTAAGTTCTAAGATCTTGCATTCCACTTTTTTCAATTTTAAGTAAAATCTTCTTTACTTTAGAGAAATTTTGCACATTTTTACTGATTAAAGCGTCTATACTCTTAGATAGGGAAAATTGTC
Above is a window of Hallerella porci DNA encoding:
- a CDS encoding diguanylate cyclase domain-containing protein, coding for MCNVLRPYGKLFRIGGDEFVALLHVVPSERKNLCNRLRAEVTSWRGKFIKSLSLSYGYVIADENANYTFDEMVREADRRMYENKSEYYKNSGLDRRRR